One Telluria mixta DNA window includes the following coding sequences:
- a CDS encoding putative bifunctional diguanylate cyclase/phosphodiesterase: MLGLDDIAQWRARIFSRLLSIVLVLGTIAAIPSAVVVLRQGVWTVAAMDGAALGWLFALWRLKRLPYTFRVLNFLAIIYMVAIGLMLKVGPVSQNYLMAPPVMAAILLGTAPALVALAASAVILIIGIGHFQASVVDMGHDPLVVSLLVALNFTCVGALLTLTCSTLLKGLSRSLDEARGFAKSLESGKDALQAVNAELRLTSAALARLNDMVLIARAVDTPDRDQPIIFSNEAFQRRTGYSDADIVGRSMRVLHGPGTDPAVVERILESMRNGQAATAELVNYTKSGDPYWVEMELMPFTDDAGRISHWVVVGRDITERRHSADAIHRLAYYDVLTGLPNRRLMTERLDAMVASANAGRGLGAVLYIDLDNFKHVNDARGHATGDALLKHTAKSLGHVVRKGDTVARLGGDEFVVLLDGLGTDPAAATAAALSVSDKIRVALADDVVIDDQSYHSTASIGVALPTRPGQSVADLLRDADLAMYHAKAAGRNGVAVFETKMLAAAERQLTLGRDLSAALDNGELSMHLQLQVDHAGQPVGAEMLMRWRRADGTFVPPDIFIPVAETTGMIVPLGQWVLRQACLARLALEAAGHPLQLSINVSPRQFRQPEFVAQVRTAFEESGVTPHAFVFEVTEGLLVEDFDMITAKMRELAAMGIRFSIDDFGTGYSSLGYLKKMPLYELKIDKSFMRDTPHDANGTAIVQTILAMADHLGLRVVAEGIETEAQARFLAENGRPCMQGYLYCRPLPLAELVARLDRGG, encoded by the coding sequence ATGCTAGGGTTAGACGATATCGCACAATGGCGCGCGCGGATTTTCTCGCGCCTGTTGTCGATAGTGCTCGTCCTGGGCACGATCGCGGCCATTCCCAGCGCTGTCGTCGTGTTGCGTCAAGGCGTATGGACGGTCGCCGCGATGGACGGCGCCGCGCTGGGCTGGCTGTTCGCGCTGTGGCGCCTGAAGCGGCTGCCATACACCTTCCGTGTCCTGAACTTCCTTGCCATCATCTACATGGTGGCCATCGGCCTGATGCTGAAGGTGGGGCCGGTCAGCCAGAACTACCTGATGGCGCCGCCCGTGATGGCGGCAATCCTGCTCGGTACCGCGCCGGCGCTGGTGGCGCTCGCGGCCAGCGCCGTCATCCTCATCATCGGCATCGGCCACTTCCAGGCCTCGGTGGTCGACATGGGGCACGACCCGCTGGTCGTGTCGCTCCTCGTCGCACTGAACTTCACCTGCGTGGGCGCGCTGCTGACCCTCACGTGCAGCACGCTGCTCAAGGGACTATCGCGCTCGCTGGACGAGGCGCGCGGCTTCGCGAAATCGCTGGAAAGCGGGAAGGATGCGCTGCAGGCGGTGAACGCCGAACTGCGCCTGACGTCGGCCGCGCTTGCGCGCCTGAACGACATGGTGCTGATCGCGCGCGCCGTCGACACGCCGGACCGCGACCAGCCCATCATCTTCAGCAACGAAGCGTTCCAGCGCCGCACCGGTTACAGCGACGCCGATATCGTCGGCCGCAGCATGCGCGTGCTGCACGGGCCGGGCACCGATCCGGCCGTCGTCGAACGGATCCTGGAGTCCATGCGCAACGGCCAGGCGGCGACGGCGGAGCTGGTCAACTACACCAAGTCCGGCGATCCTTACTGGGTCGAGATGGAACTCATGCCGTTCACGGACGACGCGGGCCGGATCAGCCACTGGGTCGTCGTCGGGCGCGACATCACGGAGCGCCGCCACTCGGCCGACGCGATCCATCGCCTCGCGTACTACGACGTCCTCACGGGCCTGCCCAACCGCCGCCTGATGACGGAGCGCCTGGACGCGATGGTGGCATCGGCCAACGCGGGCCGCGGGCTCGGCGCCGTGCTGTACATCGACCTGGACAATTTCAAGCACGTGAACGACGCGCGCGGCCATGCGACGGGCGATGCGCTGCTCAAGCACACCGCGAAGAGCCTGGGCCACGTCGTGCGCAAGGGCGACACGGTGGCGCGCCTGGGCGGCGACGAATTCGTCGTGCTGCTCGACGGTCTTGGCACCGATCCCGCCGCCGCCACCGCTGCTGCGCTGTCGGTGTCCGACAAGATCCGCGTCGCGCTGGCGGACGACGTCGTCATCGACGACCAGAGCTATCACTCCACCGCGAGCATCGGCGTGGCACTGCCGACGCGCCCCGGCCAGTCCGTGGCCGACCTCCTGCGCGATGCCGACCTCGCGATGTACCACGCCAAGGCGGCCGGCCGCAACGGCGTGGCCGTGTTCGAAACGAAGATGCTGGCCGCGGCCGAGCGCCAGCTGACGCTGGGCCGCGATCTCTCCGCGGCACTCGACAACGGCGAACTCTCCATGCACCTGCAGCTGCAGGTCGACCATGCGGGCCAGCCGGTGGGCGCGGAGATGCTGATGCGCTGGCGCCGCGCCGACGGCACGTTCGTCCCGCCCGACATCTTCATCCCCGTGGCGGAAACGACCGGCATGATCGTCCCCCTCGGCCAGTGGGTGCTGCGCCAGGCCTGCCTGGCGCGCCTCGCGCTGGAGGCCGCCGGCCATCCGCTGCAGCTGTCGATCAACGTCAGCCCGCGCCAGTTCCGCCAGCCGGAATTCGTGGCGCAGGTGCGCACCGCGTTCGAGGAATCGGGCGTGACGCCGCATGCGTTCGTGTTCGAAGTGACGGAAGGGCTGCTCGTCGAGGACTTCGACATGATCACGGCGAAGATGCGCGAACTGGCGGCGATGGGCATCCGCTTCTCGATCGACGATTTCGGTACCGGCTACTCGAGCCTGGGCTACCTGAAGAAGATGCCGCTGTACGAACTGAAGATCGACAAGAGCTTCATGCGGGACACGCCGCACGACGCCAACGGCACGGCGATCGTGCAGACCATCCTCGCGATGGCCGACCACCTGGGCCTGCGCGTCGTCGCGGAAGGCATCGAGACGGAGGCGCAGGCGCGCTTCCTGGCCGAGAACGGGCGGCCGTGCATGCAGGGCTATCTGTATTGCCGGCCGTTGCCGCTGGCGGAGCTCGTCGCAAGGCTGGACCGCGGCGGCTAG
- a CDS encoding YbaK/EbsC family protein: MSLASVTDFFATRAPDIAIQRYATSTATVALAAEALGVVPGQIAKTLSLRLDDEVVLLVARGDARIDNRKYKDTFGQKARMLGLDEVERETGHPVGGVCPFGLARPLRVFCDVSLKAFDEVFPAAGAPDAAVRLTPARLAVLTRAEWVDVAQDVGVAVA; this comes from the coding sequence ATGAGCCTCGCTTCCGTCACCGACTTCTTCGCCACCCGCGCGCCCGACATCGCCATCCAGCGCTACGCCACCAGCACCGCGACCGTCGCCCTTGCCGCCGAGGCGCTGGGCGTCGTGCCGGGCCAGATCGCCAAGACGCTGTCGCTGCGGCTGGACGACGAGGTCGTGCTGCTCGTCGCGCGGGGCGATGCGCGCATCGACAACCGCAAGTACAAGGACACGTTCGGGCAGAAGGCCAGGATGCTGGGGCTGGATGAGGTGGAGCGCGAGACGGGACATCCGGTCGGCGGCGTGTGCCCGTTCGGCCTCGCGCGGCCGCTGCGCGTGTTCTGCGACGTGTCGTTGAAGGCGTTCGACGAGGTGTTCCCGGCGGCCGGCGCGCCGGATGCGGCGGTGCGCCTCACGCCGGCCCGGCTGGCCGTGCTGACTCGCGCGGAGTGGGTCGACGTCGCGCAGGACGTCGGTGTGGCAGTGGCGTAG
- a CDS encoding PEP-CTERM sorting domain-containing protein encodes MKSKHLLSALSLLGMCAPSTPAIAQASALATLENAGYWLVDLSPADGIAPRLSLTVPGVSLETTLFNNPKYDPDGALREDFNDRAQAGVINSDGFSQAVSSTGYTLASVYTHVNSAIATGQTTWDFVLSANTRVVFFADAMVDVRPGGADGFAYAQAQISGTVDNESNGGALHFSNSLDARDGRESAFLETGVSSGASDTAGTVQVLAFTSAAAAATIPPVPEPASYVMLLAGLAALATRLCLRRAGRR; translated from the coding sequence ATGAAATCCAAACATTTGCTGTCTGCATTGAGCTTGCTGGGAATGTGCGCCCCGTCGACACCTGCCATCGCGCAGGCATCGGCCCTCGCAACGCTAGAAAACGCCGGGTACTGGTTGGTTGACCTCAGCCCCGCCGATGGCATCGCTCCACGGCTCAGTTTGACAGTACCCGGTGTTTCTCTGGAGACGACGCTCTTCAACAATCCGAAATACGATCCGGACGGTGCCTTGAGAGAGGACTTCAATGACAGGGCCCAGGCCGGCGTCATCAATTCCGACGGCTTTTCGCAAGCCGTTTCGAGTACCGGCTATACCTTGGCCTCGGTGTATACGCACGTCAACTCCGCCATCGCCACGGGGCAGACAACCTGGGACTTCGTCCTCTCGGCGAACACCCGCGTGGTGTTCTTTGCTGACGCAATGGTCGACGTGCGCCCTGGCGGCGCAGACGGCTTCGCCTATGCCCAGGCGCAGATCAGCGGCACCGTGGACAACGAGTCCAACGGCGGCGCGCTGCATTTCTCGAACAGCCTGGACGCCCGCGACGGCCGTGAGTCCGCATTTTTGGAAACCGGAGTGAGCTCGGGCGCTAGCGATACCGCCGGCACGGTACAGGTGCTCGCTTTCACTTCCGCCGCCGCCGCTGCAACGATTCCCCCCGTCCCCGAACCGGCCTCCTACGTGATGCTGCTGGCCGGGCTCGCCGCCCTGGCAACGCGACTGTGCCTGCGCCGAGCGGGGCGCCGGTAG
- a CDS encoding FGGY-family carbohydrate kinase, with the protein MMVDALIVLDIGKTNAKLALIDAGGNVLAEQRRPNTVRTDGPYAHLDTDGLWDWLLATCRAFAARAHVSAIVPVTHGATAALVDDAGLVLPVLDYEAELPGVEYAGPSYEETLSPRLPAGLNLGRQLAWLQARFPREFARTKHILMYPQYWAWRLCGVAASEATSLGCHTDLWNPRTQAYSSLVGRMGWTGLMPPLAPAHAVLGVLLPEIADATGLPRDCQVVCGIHDSNASLLRYLGRAEGTVLSTGTWMIAAAFGTALDGLRERADMLANTNALGQPVACMRFMGGREFGELAGAQPVTCGFDDIERLVAQGTLALPCFAATGGPFAGRTGSIDGPPPADAQERYALATLYCVLMTDYCLDALGAAGPLAVEGSFTANPWFGPLLAALRPQQPVSYSDDASGTTCGGWMLRYRDAAAPGTSTAIAARVPAGLDGYRARWRDSLA; encoded by the coding sequence ATGATGGTTGACGCCCTGATCGTCCTCGACATCGGCAAGACGAACGCCAAGCTGGCGCTGATCGACGCCGGCGGCAACGTCCTCGCCGAGCAGCGCCGACCGAATACCGTGCGTACGGACGGGCCCTACGCCCACCTCGACACGGACGGCCTGTGGGACTGGCTGCTCGCCACATGCCGCGCGTTCGCGGCGCGGGCGCACGTGTCGGCCATCGTGCCGGTTACGCACGGCGCCACCGCCGCGCTGGTGGACGACGCGGGCCTCGTGCTGCCCGTGCTCGACTACGAAGCGGAGCTGCCTGGTGTCGAGTACGCGGGCCCGTCCTACGAAGAGACCCTGTCGCCGCGCCTGCCGGCGGGGCTGAACCTGGGCCGGCAACTGGCGTGGCTGCAGGCGCGCTTCCCGCGCGAATTCGCGCGCACGAAGCACATCCTCATGTATCCGCAGTACTGGGCGTGGCGCCTGTGCGGCGTGGCGGCATCGGAAGCGACGTCGCTGGGCTGTCACACGGATCTGTGGAACCCGCGCACGCAGGCGTATTCGAGCCTTGTCGGGCGCATGGGCTGGACGGGCCTGATGCCGCCGCTCGCGCCGGCGCACGCGGTGCTGGGCGTCCTGCTGCCGGAGATCGCGGACGCCACCGGTCTGCCGCGTGATTGCCAGGTCGTGTGCGGCATCCACGACAGCAATGCGTCACTGCTGCGCTACCTCGGCCGCGCCGAGGGCACGGTGCTGTCGACGGGCACGTGGATGATCGCCGCGGCCTTCGGCACCGCCCTGGACGGGCTGCGCGAACGGGCCGACATGCTCGCCAACACGAATGCGCTGGGCCAGCCCGTCGCGTGCATGCGCTTCATGGGCGGGCGTGAATTCGGCGAACTGGCTGGCGCGCAGCCGGTGACTTGCGGCTTCGACGACATCGAACGGCTCGTCGCGCAAGGCACGCTGGCACTGCCCTGTTTCGCGGCGACCGGCGGTCCGTTTGCGGGCCGGACGGGCAGCATCGACGGGCCGCCGCCGGCCGACGCGCAGGAACGCTATGCGCTAGCCACGCTGTACTGCGTACTGATGACGGATTACTGTCTCGACGCCCTGGGCGCCGCGGGCCCACTTGCCGTCGAAGGCAGTTTTACGGCGAATCCGTGGTTCGGTCCCCTGCTCGCGGCGCTGCGTCCGCAGCAGCCGGTGTCGTATTCGGACGATGCGAGCGGGACCACGTGCGGGGGCTGGATGCTGCGCTACCGCGATGCGGCGGCGCCGGGGACCAGCACGGCGATCGCGGCACGCGTGCCGGCCGGGCTCGACGGATACCGGGCGCGCTGGCGTGATTCGCTCGCGTGA
- a CDS encoding ABC transporter permease, giving the protein MNPTTTMPPEPKSSSRYTILDRETPRLRTLLGRWESLLAMLFIVVFVANSIALPHFLDLYNLLDGTQNFSEKALIALPMALLIICREIDISVAGTLALSSVAMGLAKGAGFPAESLPLVALATGTACGFLNGVLVTRFALPSIVVTIGTVSLYRGLASVVLGDKAFTGYPQLMADWGQGYFFGIVPREFVVLLVCAALFAVLLHTTSWGRRIYAIGNNPEAARFSGIAVDRYRLALFMLTGAMASLAAFLLTGRIGSTRPNIATGWELEVITMVILGGVSIAGGAGTIAGVMLAVLTMGTVTYGLSLANIPGIYMTIVVGVLLLVTIALPKLLRMRRARGA; this is encoded by the coding sequence GTGAACCCGACCACCACCATGCCCCCCGAACCCAAGTCGTCCTCGCGCTACACGATCCTCGACCGCGAAACGCCGCGCCTGAGAACGCTCCTCGGGCGCTGGGAAAGCCTGCTGGCCATGCTGTTCATCGTCGTCTTCGTGGCGAACAGCATCGCGCTGCCGCACTTCCTGGACCTGTACAACCTGCTGGACGGTACCCAGAACTTCAGCGAGAAGGCCTTGATCGCGCTGCCGATGGCCTTGTTGATCATCTGCCGCGAGATCGACATCTCCGTCGCCGGCACGCTCGCCCTGTCGTCCGTTGCGATGGGTCTCGCCAAGGGCGCCGGATTCCCGGCCGAAAGCCTGCCGCTCGTCGCACTGGCCACTGGCACCGCGTGCGGTTTCCTCAACGGCGTGCTCGTGACGCGCTTCGCGCTGCCGTCGATCGTCGTGACCATCGGCACCGTGTCGCTGTACCGCGGCCTCGCCAGCGTCGTCCTCGGCGACAAGGCGTTCACCGGCTATCCGCAGCTGATGGCCGACTGGGGCCAGGGCTACTTCTTCGGCATCGTGCCGCGCGAGTTCGTCGTGCTGCTCGTGTGTGCCGCGCTGTTTGCCGTGCTGCTGCACACGACGAGCTGGGGCCGCCGCATCTACGCCATCGGCAACAACCCTGAAGCGGCGCGCTTTTCCGGCATCGCCGTCGACCGCTACCGCCTCGCACTGTTCATGCTGACGGGCGCAATGGCCAGCCTGGCCGCGTTCCTGCTGACGGGCCGCATCGGCAGCACGCGCCCGAACATCGCCACCGGCTGGGAACTGGAAGTGATCACGATGGTGATCCTGGGCGGCGTCAGCATCGCGGGCGGCGCGGGCACGATCGCCGGCGTGATGCTGGCCGTGCTCACGATGGGCACCGTCACGTATGGCCTCTCGCTCGCCAACATCCCCGGCATCTACATGACCATCGTCGTCGGCGTGCTGCTGCTCGTGACCATCGCGCTGCCGAAGCTCCTGCGCATGCGGCGCGCGCGGGGCGCATGA
- a CDS encoding ABC transporter permease, producing the protein MNILKQREPLLAAMVVLLVVAVGLREPAFLSAGSLANLVTDSTLLVMLALTQMLVIVTRGVDLSVASNLALSGMVAAMLGAHVPGLPLPLIVLAAVAVGLALGLINGWLIGYLELPPIVVTLGTMSVYRGAVFVLSGGAWVSAHQMPASFVAFPLDRLLGLPHLVWIAAATLALMAWIARSTRFGRDLYAIGNAPQCAGYIGIPSRKRLLGTYALSGAVAGLCGYLWVARYAVAYTEIAYGFEFTVIAACVIGGVSIGGGVGTVLGATLGALFLTVIGNALPVLQVSPFWQSALTGLVILVAVLINARGAGRRSRQILPLHGTDAQPKRSAA; encoded by the coding sequence ATGAACATCCTGAAACAACGCGAGCCGCTGCTGGCCGCGATGGTCGTGCTGCTCGTCGTGGCCGTCGGCCTGCGCGAACCGGCCTTCCTGTCGGCCGGCTCGCTCGCCAACCTCGTCACGGACAGCACCCTGCTCGTGATGCTGGCACTCACGCAGATGCTCGTCATCGTCACGCGCGGCGTCGACCTGTCCGTCGCATCGAACCTGGCCCTGTCCGGCATGGTCGCCGCGATGCTGGGCGCGCATGTCCCCGGCCTGCCGCTGCCGCTGATCGTGCTGGCGGCCGTCGCGGTGGGCCTCGCGCTTGGCCTCATCAACGGCTGGCTGATCGGCTACCTCGAACTGCCGCCCATCGTCGTCACCCTGGGCACGATGAGCGTCTACCGCGGCGCCGTGTTCGTGCTGTCCGGCGGCGCGTGGGTGTCGGCGCACCAGATGCCGGCCAGCTTCGTCGCCTTCCCGCTCGACCGCCTGCTGGGCCTTCCGCACCTCGTGTGGATCGCGGCCGCCACCCTCGCCCTCATGGCCTGGATCGCGCGCAGCACGCGCTTCGGGCGCGACCTGTACGCCATCGGCAATGCGCCGCAATGCGCGGGCTATATCGGCATCCCGAGCCGCAAGCGCCTGCTCGGGACGTATGCGCTGTCCGGTGCCGTCGCCGGCCTGTGCGGCTACCTGTGGGTGGCACGCTATGCCGTCGCCTACACGGAAATCGCCTACGGCTTCGAATTCACCGTGATCGCCGCGTGCGTGATCGGCGGCGTCTCCATCGGCGGCGGCGTCGGCACGGTGCTCGGCGCCACGCTGGGTGCGCTGTTCCTCACCGTGATCGGCAACGCACTGCCCGTGCTGCAGGTATCGCCCTTCTGGCAGAGCGCCCTCACCGGCCTCGTGATCCTCGTCGCCGTCCTGATCAACGCCCGCGGCGCCGGCCGCCGCAGCCGCCAGATCCTGCCGCTGCACGGCACGGATGCCCAACCCAAACGGAGTGCCGCGTGA
- a CDS encoding sugar ABC transporter ATP-binding protein, with translation MPATQTPPVLQLTGISKRFNGIHALNGVNITIRAGECMALIGENGAGKSTLVKTLTGIYRPDAGSLSLDGKPVTFASPQEAMAAGITAVHQETVMFDELSVAENIYVGRQPVRGGRIDWAQIEREAEALFARLEVALPVKARVKDLSVAQRHFVEIARALAQDARVVIMDEPTAALSQREIRELYRIIDQLKAAGTAVIFISHKFDEIFEVADCYTVLRDGQFVAEGRLADITEQELVALMVGRAVHQAYPKADAEIGEPLLVVQNLSHPTEFDDVSFTLRRGEILGFYGLVGAGRSEVMQALFGLTPGVQGYVTLDGRPVMARSPSEAIALGIAYVPEDRQHHGAHLTMPIQHNITLPILSRIGFFLRGRGKQEAGIARHFAEQLELKASHLTQHVAELSGGNQQKVVLGKWLATDPKVIILDEPTKGIDIGSKAAVHRFISQLVARGLSVILVSSELPEVLGMADRIVVMHHGRVQREFLRGEATPESVVAAASGLTMEAA, from the coding sequence ATGCCAGCCACCCAGACACCCCCGGTCCTTCAACTGACCGGCATCAGCAAGCGCTTCAACGGCATCCACGCCCTGAACGGCGTGAACATCACGATCCGCGCCGGCGAATGCATGGCCCTCATCGGTGAGAACGGCGCCGGCAAGTCCACGCTCGTGAAGACCCTCACGGGCATCTACCGCCCGGACGCCGGCTCCCTCTCCCTCGACGGCAAACCCGTGACGTTCGCGAGCCCGCAGGAAGCGATGGCCGCCGGGATCACCGCCGTGCACCAGGAAACCGTCATGTTCGACGAGCTCTCCGTGGCCGAGAACATCTACGTCGGCCGCCAGCCCGTGCGCGGCGGGCGCATCGACTGGGCGCAGATCGAGCGCGAGGCGGAAGCGCTGTTCGCCCGCCTGGAAGTCGCGCTGCCCGTGAAGGCGCGCGTAAAAGACCTGTCGGTCGCGCAGCGCCACTTCGTCGAGATCGCACGCGCCCTCGCCCAGGACGCCCGCGTCGTCATCATGGACGAACCGACGGCCGCGCTGTCGCAGCGCGAGATCCGGGAACTGTACCGCATCATCGATCAACTGAAGGCCGCAGGCACCGCCGTCATCTTCATCTCGCACAAGTTCGACGAGATCTTCGAAGTGGCCGATTGCTACACCGTGCTGCGCGACGGCCAGTTCGTCGCCGAAGGCCGCCTGGCCGACATCACGGAGCAGGAACTGGTCGCGCTGATGGTCGGCCGCGCCGTGCACCAGGCGTATCCCAAGGCGGATGCCGAGATCGGCGAGCCGCTGCTCGTCGTGCAGAACCTGTCGCACCCCACCGAATTCGACGACGTCAGTTTCACCTTGCGCCGCGGCGAGATCCTCGGCTTCTACGGTCTCGTGGGCGCCGGCCGCTCGGAAGTGATGCAGGCGCTGTTCGGCCTCACGCCGGGCGTGCAAGGCTACGTCACCCTGGACGGCCGGCCCGTGATGGCACGCTCGCCGAGCGAAGCAATCGCCCTCGGCATCGCCTACGTGCCGGAAGACCGCCAGCACCACGGCGCGCACCTGACGATGCCGATCCAGCACAACATCACCCTGCCGATCCTGTCGCGCATCGGCTTCTTCCTGCGCGGCCGCGGCAAACAGGAGGCAGGTATTGCCCGCCATTTCGCGGAACAGCTGGAACTCAAGGCGAGCCACCTGACGCAGCACGTGGCCGAGCTCTCGGGCGGCAACCAGCAGAAGGTCGTCCTCGGCAAATGGCTCGCGACGGACCCGAAAGTGATCATCCTCGACGAGCCGACCAAGGGCATCGACATCGGCTCGAAGGCGGCCGTGCACCGCTTCATCAGCCAGCTCGTGGCGCGCGGCCTGTCGGTGATCCTCGTGTCGTCCGAACTGCCGGAAGTGCTGGGCATGGCGGACCGCATCGTCGTCATGCACCACGGCCGCGTGCAGCGCGAATTCCTGCGCGGCGAGGCCACGCCGGAATCGGTCGTCGCCGCCGCATCCGGACTGACCATGGAGGCCGCATGA
- the rhaS gene encoding rhamnose ABC transporter substrate-binding protein, which yields MKLKTTLLALAAVGVLAGVAGCAEKKPEKTRIAMVVKNLGNGFFDAAHTGADEAAKQLGNVEVIYTGPTTPSAEGQIEIINSLISQKVDAIVISANDPNALVPIAKKAMQRGIKVVSFDSGLAPEGRQMQLNPSNAELIGAKQIQMAADEIGGAGEIAILSASAQATNQNIWIGVMKKVLEKPEYSKIKLVATVYGDDQSDKSYREAIGLLRSHPQLKAIIAPTTVGIVAASKAVADEHLVGKVYVTGLGLPSEMAGHVKSGAVKEFAIWNPIDLGYAATYAADQFVKGKVEAKPGASVSVGRLGSVTLDANGEAALGPPFTYNADNVDKFAKLF from the coding sequence TTGAAGCTTAAAACCACCCTGCTCGCGCTGGCGGCCGTCGGCGTATTGGCCGGCGTCGCCGGTTGCGCCGAGAAGAAGCCCGAGAAGACCCGCATCGCGATGGTCGTGAAAAACCTCGGCAACGGCTTCTTCGACGCGGCCCACACGGGCGCCGACGAAGCGGCCAAACAGCTCGGCAACGTCGAAGTGATCTATACAGGTCCGACGACACCCAGTGCCGAGGGCCAGATCGAGATCATCAACTCGCTGATCAGCCAGAAGGTCGACGCCATCGTCATCTCGGCGAACGACCCGAACGCGCTGGTGCCGATCGCGAAGAAGGCGATGCAGCGCGGGATCAAGGTCGTCTCGTTCGACAGCGGCCTGGCGCCGGAAGGCCGGCAGATGCAACTGAATCCATCGAATGCGGAACTGATCGGCGCAAAGCAGATCCAGATGGCGGCCGACGAGATCGGGGGCGCGGGCGAGATCGCGATCCTCTCGGCGTCCGCACAGGCGACGAACCAGAACATCTGGATCGGCGTGATGAAGAAAGTGCTGGAAAAGCCCGAGTATTCGAAGATCAAGCTGGTGGCCACCGTGTACGGCGACGACCAGTCGGATAAAAGCTACCGCGAGGCGATCGGCCTGCTGCGCAGCCACCCGCAGCTCAAGGCGATCATCGCGCCGACCACCGTCGGCATCGTCGCGGCCAGCAAGGCCGTGGCGGACGAACACCTCGTCGGCAAGGTCTACGTGACGGGCCTCGGCCTGCCTTCCGAAATGGCGGGCCACGTGAAGAGCGGCGCCGTGAAGGAATTCGCGATCTGGAACCCGATCGACCTGGGCTACGCCGCCACGTATGCGGCCGACCAGTTCGTGAAGGGCAAGGTCGAGGCGAAACCGGGGGCCAGCGTGTCCGTCGGACGGCTGGGCAGCGTGACGCTCGATGCCAATGGCGAGGCGGCGCTGGGTCCCCCGTTCACGTATAACGCGGACAACGTCGACAAGTTCGCGAAGTTGTTCTAA
- a CDS encoding DeoR/GlpR family DNA-binding transcription regulator, which translates to MVNHKRRKRLLKLLAEHQTATVQQLVEWLNASPATVRRDISWLAARNLLTRTRGGAENLLPKKRQFPLSSETFQNNIQCYAARKRAIARHAAGMCTDGETIIINGGTTTFMMAEFLADKHLKILTNSFLMAERLLVSSENEIIVPGGKVYREQNVILSPFDNDITQHHYAGKMFMSVYGLSLLGLMEADPLLIQAEKRLISQAEELIVLADSSKFARKAGLILCGLDRVSTVITDTGASDKAVQTLEQYGVKVVTVEPDEVAPNVGAPFFNPQFDLQSAALFHLDGQLDPRLDAQLEAAH; encoded by the coding sequence ATGGTGAATCACAAACGCCGCAAGCGTTTGCTGAAACTGCTCGCCGAGCACCAGACGGCGACGGTCCAGCAACTCGTCGAATGGCTCAACGCGTCACCGGCCACGGTCCGGCGCGACATCAGCTGGCTCGCAGCCCGCAACCTGCTCACCCGCACCCGCGGCGGCGCCGAGAACCTGCTTCCCAAGAAGCGCCAGTTCCCGCTGTCGAGCGAAACGTTCCAGAACAATATCCAGTGCTACGCCGCCCGCAAACGGGCCATCGCCCGCCACGCGGCCGGCATGTGCACGGACGGCGAAACGATCATCATCAACGGCGGCACGACGACGTTCATGATGGCCGAGTTCCTGGCCGACAAGCACCTCAAGATCCTGACCAATTCGTTCCTGATGGCGGAGCGCCTGCTCGTCTCGAGCGAGAACGAGATCATCGTCCCCGGCGGAAAGGTCTACCGCGAGCAGAACGTGATCCTCTCCCCGTTCGACAACGACATCACCCAGCACCACTACGCCGGCAAGATGTTCATGAGCGTCTACGGACTGTCGCTGCTTGGTCTCATGGAAGCGGACCCGCTGCTGATCCAGGCGGAGAAGCGCCTGATCAGCCAGGCGGAGGAACTGATCGTGCTGGCCGACAGTTCCAAGTTCGCGCGCAAGGCGGGCCTGATCCTGTGCGGCCTCGATCGCGTATCGACCGTCATCACGGACACCGGCGCGTCGGACAAGGCCGTACAGACGCTTGAGCAGTACGGCGTCAAGGTCGTCACGGTGGAGCCGGACGAAGTGGCGCCGAACGTCGGTGCGCCTTTTTTTAATCCGCAGTTCGACCTGCAATCCGCCGCGCTGTTCCACCTGGACGGGCAGCTCGACCCGCGGCTGGACGCGCAACTGGAGGCCGCACATTGA